One window of the Asticcacaulis sp. SL142 genome contains the following:
- a CDS encoding aldo/keto reductase, giving the protein MQYRQLGRSGLKVPVLSFGTGTFGGKGDMFAKWGATDVSEASRLIDVCLDHGLNFFDTADIYSSGASEEILGAALKGRRDQVLISTKATFTTGSGPNDKGSSRYHIVRAAEASLKRLGTDHIDVYFMHGYDALTPPEEMLSALDTLITSGKVGYIGASNYSGWHLMKSLATADRYGLSRFVAYQGYYSLIGRDYEWELMPLAQDQGVGTMVWSPLGWGRLTGKIRRGVQASEGRIAQGGDAGGPTVDEDYLYDVVDILTEIAAEVEKTVPQVALNWLLQRPTVANIVVGARNEAQLTQNLGALGWDLTPDQVARLDGASTRPKPYPYWHQMDFDERNPKPVKW; this is encoded by the coding sequence ATGCAATATCGTCAACTTGGCCGATCGGGTCTGAAAGTCCCTGTCTTAAGCTTCGGTACCGGCACCTTCGGCGGCAAGGGCGATATGTTCGCCAAGTGGGGGGCGACCGATGTCTCCGAAGCCTCACGCCTGATTGATGTCTGCCTCGATCACGGCCTCAATTTCTTCGATACTGCCGATATCTACTCATCAGGCGCATCAGAGGAAATTCTGGGCGCGGCCCTCAAGGGTCGCCGCGATCAGGTGCTGATTTCGACTAAGGCGACCTTTACCACAGGCTCCGGCCCCAACGACAAAGGCTCATCGCGTTATCATATTGTGCGCGCCGCCGAGGCCAGTCTGAAACGGCTTGGCACCGATCATATCGATGTCTATTTCATGCACGGCTATGATGCCCTGACCCCGCCCGAAGAAATGCTGTCAGCACTCGATACCCTGATCACGTCGGGCAAGGTCGGCTATATCGGCGCGTCCAACTATTCCGGCTGGCACCTGATGAAGTCGCTGGCCACCGCCGACCGCTATGGCCTGAGCCGGTTCGTGGCCTATCAGGGCTATTACTCGCTGATCGGGCGCGACTATGAGTGGGAACTGATGCCGCTGGCGCAGGATCAGGGCGTCGGCACCATGGTGTGGTCGCCGCTCGGCTGGGGACGCCTTACCGGTAAGATCCGCCGCGGCGTTCAAGCCAGCGAAGGCCGCATTGCTCAGGGCGGTGATGCCGGCGGGCCAACAGTCGATGAGGACTATCTCTATGATGTCGTCGATATCCTGACCGAGATTGCCGCTGAGGTCGAGAAGACCGTGCCACAAGTGGCGCTTAACTGGCTGCTGCAACGCCCGACGGTGGCCAATATCGTCGTCGGCGCCCGCAACGAAGCGCAATTGACGCAGAACCTCGGCGCGCTTGGCTGGGATCTGACGCCGGATCAGGTGGCGCGCCTGGATGGGGCGTCTACGCGACCCAAGCCCTATCCGTACTGGCACCAGATGGACTTTGACGAACGCAATCCAAAGCCGGTCAAATGGTGA
- a CDS encoding TonB-dependent receptor family protein, whose amino-acid sequence MASSALAQTPTVVVEGDRAARDPLDSLRQKTGDVPGATEFLTENDWADRRAITLKDMVDFTPGIVAQPRNGAESLRLSVRGSGLTRTFQGRGILLLQDGVPVNSADGGFEFNTIDPWLIANMQILKGANALEQGATQLGGSINMITPTGRDSGYGLRLEGGPDSHQHHLVRYGFAHGAVDGFIAATYLAQDGYRRNNGQESTRIAANFGWQTTDQFEQRLFLTLSHAEAQIPGTLSLAELAADPRRANPANVTGRFQRDVDLGRVAYRGTYTDGLSEWQGVIYASYRALDTPVTVAIQSQSRETGVRLKYGYGLRPNRFTAGLNVYYGLEKEKRFVNSGGMPTTAIVRRDLEALTTEAYAQYEHLIAHHTTAIAGLQAATVQRNIAQHFPTSEWRDRDFNGLSPRLGLRYDGEAVTVFGNLSRSYEPPTLSELSGGNGPGFNSLDDQSATTLEVGARGKLNDIHWQTAVYNSEIDGEFIILRQPDGSSEAVNANRTRHAGLELGAGGRLSDTVSFNAAYTYSRFRFRNDPVYGDNVLPGAPEHYVRAELGYDIGPVTVTPNVEWTPQGYPVDMANTLKTESYTVWGVRANWKPVDADWSVYADLRNLTDETYVTTTNVIANAFGNDGRHFYPGEGRALYVGISYRSR is encoded by the coding sequence ATGGCCAGCTCCGCACTGGCTCAAACCCCGACCGTAGTGGTTGAGGGTGACAGAGCCGCGCGCGATCCGTTGGATAGCTTGCGTCAGAAAACCGGCGATGTTCCCGGAGCGACCGAGTTCCTTACCGAAAATGACTGGGCTGACCGGCGGGCGATTACGCTCAAAGACATGGTCGATTTCACGCCGGGGATAGTGGCGCAACCGCGCAACGGGGCGGAATCGCTGCGGCTATCCGTGCGCGGATCAGGGCTTACCCGCACCTTTCAGGGGCGGGGGATTTTGCTGCTTCAGGACGGGGTGCCGGTCAATTCGGCCGACGGCGGATTTGAATTTAACACCATCGATCCGTGGCTGATTGCCAATATGCAGATCCTCAAAGGGGCCAATGCGCTGGAGCAGGGAGCCACGCAGCTTGGCGGCTCGATCAATATGATCACCCCAACGGGCCGTGACAGCGGTTACGGCCTGCGGTTAGAGGGCGGGCCGGACAGCCATCAGCATCATCTTGTGCGGTACGGTTTTGCGCATGGCGCGGTGGATGGATTTATCGCCGCCACCTATCTGGCGCAAGATGGCTACCGCCGCAATAATGGCCAGGAATCCACCCGCATCGCCGCCAATTTCGGCTGGCAGACCACCGATCAGTTCGAGCAGCGTCTGTTCCTGACACTCAGCCACGCCGAGGCGCAAATACCCGGCACCTTGTCCCTCGCTGAACTCGCCGCCGACCCGCGCCGCGCCAATCCGGCCAATGTGACGGGGCGTTTCCAGCGCGATGTCGATCTGGGGCGGGTAGCGTACCGTGGTACATACACTGACGGTCTGTCGGAATGGCAGGGCGTGATCTACGCCAGCTACCGCGCTCTGGATACGCCGGTGACCGTCGCGATCCAGAGCCAGTCGCGCGAAACCGGTGTGCGCCTTAAGTACGGCTACGGTCTCCGGCCCAATCGCTTTACGGCGGGATTGAATGTCTATTACGGGCTTGAAAAAGAAAAGCGTTTCGTCAATTCGGGCGGCATGCCTACCACCGCCATTGTCCGGCGCGACCTTGAGGCCCTGACGACTGAGGCCTATGCGCAATATGAGCACCTGATCGCCCACCATACCACCGCCATTGCCGGACTTCAGGCGGCCACAGTTCAACGTAATATTGCGCAGCATTTTCCCACCTCTGAATGGCGCGACCGTGATTTCAACGGCCTTAGCCCGCGGCTTGGGTTGCGCTATGATGGTGAAGCCGTGACGGTGTTTGGCAATCTCAGCCGTTCCTATGAGCCGCCCACTTTAAGCGAGTTGTCCGGCGGTAACGGGCCGGGCTTTAACAGCCTTGATGATCAGAGCGCCACCACGCTTGAGGTAGGTGCGCGTGGGAAGTTGAACGATATCCACTGGCAGACCGCCGTCTACAATAGCGAAATCGACGGAGAATTTATCATCCTGCGTCAGCCGGATGGCTCCTCCGAAGCCGTTAATGCCAACCGCACACGTCATGCCGGTCTTGAACTGGGCGCGGGCGGGCGATTGAGCGACACGGTGTCGTTTAACGCCGCCTATACCTATAGCCGCTTCCGGTTCCGCAATGATCCGGTTTACGGCGATAATGTCCTGCCGGGGGCACCGGAACATTATGTGCGCGCCGAACTGGGCTATGATATCGGGCCTGTGACGGTGACTCCCAATGTCGAATGGACACCGCAGGGCTATCCGGTCGATATGGCCAATACCTTAAAAACTGAGAGCTATACGGTGTGGGGCGTGCGCGCCAACTGGAAGCCTGTGGATGCGGACTGGTCAGTCTATGCCGACCTGCGCAACCTGACTGATGAGACCTATGTCACCACCACCAATGTCATCGCCAATGCCTTTGGCAATGATGGCCGCCATTTTTACCCCGGCGAAGGCCGCGCCCTTTATGTGGGTATCAGCTATAGATCGCGCTGA
- a CDS encoding SLC13 family permease has product MTLTDYISAPILSSAILVMALALFVSEKVRHDLVALIALMACLLTGLVSPDDALRGFADPAVIAVASVLVVGRALEMTGVASKLARVIIPPKAPFSVQLILLMGGGALLSAFMNNIAALVITMPLAAEIARQNKRPVGSTLMPLSFATILGGMTTLIGTPANMILSSVREDRLGQGFGFFTMAPVGIIVTVIGVVYLGLVGWRLLPVRKGAGRAADTPWRVLELQLTENLTRTRKDIVAELRGTTSRLLAFIRREKVLEWPSDNKLKRLDKLLLLSRSGRSLIEEKISFKVAPALTDPDHVTARMVVAHGSPLIGEWHDAVRQRSDGDLRVTAVGPKAAVMRKPLSQLTIQTGDQLYITGRSEAIAAFGARERLLEIDRNDPVPVNLRTAAWTVGIFVTAILAIVFADVPPAISFLAAAIIIAGAKLIPARETYKSIDWSIIVLLAAMIPVGGSFQASGAASIVAETIGGVLTGLPLVGCLAAMCALTLLLSILLNNVATAVIMGPLAIQLAGILGVSPDAMLLAVLVGTSSDFLTPIGHQNNLLVMGPGGYQFTDYIRMGFILSLIVVSTSAFVLSAIYS; this is encoded by the coding sequence GTGACTCTGACCGATTACATATCTGCGCCGATCCTAAGTTCGGCCATTTTGGTTATGGCGCTGGCGCTGTTTGTGTCGGAAAAAGTGCGTCATGATCTGGTCGCCCTGATTGCGCTGATGGCCTGTCTGCTGACCGGTTTGGTTTCACCAGACGACGCCTTGAGGGGCTTTGCTGATCCGGCGGTCATTGCCGTGGCGTCTGTGCTCGTGGTGGGTCGAGCGCTTGAAATGACCGGCGTGGCGTCAAAACTGGCGCGGGTTATCATTCCGCCCAAGGCCCCGTTTAGCGTGCAACTGATCCTGCTGATGGGCGGGGGTGCGCTGTTGTCGGCCTTTATGAACAATATCGCGGCTCTGGTCATCACCATGCCGCTGGCGGCGGAAATCGCGCGTCAGAATAAACGGCCGGTCGGGTCAACCCTGATGCCGTTATCGTTTGCAACCATTCTGGGCGGGATGACGACTTTGATCGGCACGCCCGCCAATATGATCCTGTCGTCGGTGCGTGAAGACCGGCTGGGCCAGGGGTTTGGTTTTTTCACTATGGCCCCGGTCGGGATCATCGTCACCGTGATTGGGGTTGTGTATCTGGGCCTTGTCGGCTGGCGGCTGTTGCCGGTGCGTAAAGGGGCTGGGCGGGCTGCGGATACGCCGTGGCGGGTGCTGGAATTGCAACTGACCGAAAACCTTACCCGCACGCGCAAAGACATTGTCGCCGAATTGCGCGGTACGACCTCACGCTTGCTGGCCTTTATCCGGCGCGAAAAGGTGCTGGAATGGCCATCGGATAATAAGCTGAAACGCCTTGATAAACTGCTGCTCTTGTCGCGCTCAGGCCGCTCACTGATCGAAGAGAAGATTAGCTTTAAGGTCGCCCCGGCGCTCACCGATCCCGATCATGTCACCGCGCGCATGGTGGTGGCGCACGGTTCCCCCCTGATCGGGGAATGGCATGATGCTGTCCGGCAACGATCCGACGGCGATCTGCGCGTGACCGCCGTAGGCCCAAAGGCAGCCGTGATGCGTAAACCCTTATCACAACTGACCATTCAAACCGGTGATCAACTTTATATCACCGGACGGTCGGAAGCGATTGCAGCGTTTGGGGCGAGAGAAAGATTGTTGGAAATCGACCGCAATGACCCGGTGCCGGTCAATCTGCGCACCGCCGCCTGGACCGTGGGTATTTTCGTCACCGCCATTTTGGCCATCGTCTTTGCCGATGTGCCGCCGGCAATCAGCTTTCTGGCCGCGGCCATTATCATCGCAGGCGCAAAGCTTATTCCGGCGCGGGAAACCTATAAGTCAATCGACTGGAGCATTATTGTTCTGTTGGCAGCCATGATCCCGGTCGGCGGCAGTTTTCAAGCCAGTGGTGCGGCCAGTATTGTGGCTGAAACCATTGGCGGCGTCCTGACCGGATTGCCGCTGGTGGGGTGTCTGGCGGCCATGTGCGCCCTTACCTTGCTGCTGTCGATCCTGCTCAACAATGTCGCGACCGCCGTGATCATGGGGCCGCTGGCGATCCAGTTGGCAGGGATATTGGGCGTGTCACCTGATGCTATGCTGCTGGCGGTACTTGTTGGGACATCGTCGGATTTTCTGACGCCGATTGGTCACCAGAACAATCTGTTGGTCATGGGGCCGGGGGGGTATCAGTTCACGGACTATATCCGCATGGGCTTCATATTGTCGCTGATTGTGGTGTCGACCTCGGCCTTTGTACTCAGCGCGATCTATAGCTGA